In Brachybacterium fresconis, the genomic stretch CGATCTCGGGCGGCGGCGACCAGCGGTGCCTCGAACCCGAGATCCTCGGCCATGTCGCAGACCAGTCCTGAGTCCTTCACGAAGATCCCGATCGTGCTCGTGACCCGGGCATCGATGCCTTCGAGCATGCGCGGACCCCGGTCCGAGAGCATCCAGGAGCCTCCCGCGCCGCCGGAGACCGCCTCGAAGGCCTCCGCAGGATCCAGCCCCAGCGACTCGGCGAAGGCGAGGGCCTCCGCCGCGGCGACGAGGTGCACGGAGGCGAGGAGCTGGTTGACGGCTTTCATCGCCTGGCCGCGCCCCGCCACGGGGCCGCAGTCCCGCAGGGTCCCCATCGTCTCCAGCAGGGGGCGCAGCTCCACGAGGCGTGCCGGGTCGCCGGAGGCGAACAGGGTGAGCGTGCCCGCTTGCGCTCCGGCGACGCCGCCGGTCACCGGGACATCCAGGACGCCGACCCCGGTCCCGTCCGCCGCGGCGAGGAGCTCCTCGACCGGAGCGACTCCGACGGTGCTCATGACCACGAGGGTCGCACCACGCCCCATCGTGGCCAGCAGGCCTCCCTCGCCGAGCGCCGCCTCCCGCAGCTGCTCCGGGGTGGCGACCATGCAGATCACCACGTCCGCCGCAGCCGCGGAGCCGGCCGACGCCTCCGTGAGCAGACCCTGCGCCTCCGCGGCATGGCGGGATGCCTCGACAGGGTCCACCCCGGTCACCTCGGCGCCGGACCCGGCCAGGCGCAGCGCCATGGGCAGCCCGATGGCCCCGATGCCGACGACGGTCACCCGGTGGGGCGCGGGGGGTCCCCCGTGGGCGGGATCGATCATGGGTCAGGGTCCTTCCGGTCGGAGGGTCGCCGGCCTGCGGGCGATGTGGACAGCGAGGTTCACAGGAAGAGGTCCAGCACGAGGCAGACCGCCAGGCCGACCACCGCGAAGGTGGACTGCGCGAGCGTGTAGATCTTGAACGTGCCCTTCGTGGAGAACCCGAGCATCTGCTTGAAGATCCAGAAGGTGTTGTCGGTGACGTGGCCGCCGAAGGCGGCGCCGCTGCCCGCGGCCAGCAGGATCAGCAGCGGAGCGGCCTCGATCGAACCCATGATCGGGGCGAGCAGGGTGGCAGCGGTGATCGCGGCGACCGATGCGGATCCCTGGGCCAGACGCAGCACGGCGGCGACCACCCAGGCCAGGAGCACCGGGATGGCGGCGTTGGCCTGGAAGAGGTTCGCGAGCATCTCGCCCACGCCGACCTGGGTGATGACGGCGCCGAGCGAGCCGGCCACCCCGGTGAACAGCAGGATCGAGCCGGCATTCGCGGCGCCCTTGGTGACGAGGTCGTCGATGCCGTTGCGGGTGACCTCGGGGATCGCGAGGATGATGCCGATGACCAGGCCGATCAGCAGGGCCACGACAGGGCTGCCG encodes the following:
- a CDS encoding NAD(P)-dependent oxidoreductase, translating into MIDPAHGGPPAPHRVTVVGIGAIGLPMALRLAGSGAEVTGVDPVEASRHAAEAQGLLTEASAGSAAAADVVICMVATPEQLREAALGEGGLLATMGRGATLVVMSTVGVAPVEELLAAADGTGVGVLDVPVTGGVAGAQAGTLTLFASGDPARLVELRPLLETMGTLRDCGPVAGRGQAMKAVNQLLASVHLVAAAEALAFAESLGLDPAEAFEAVSGGAGGSWMLSDRGPRMLEGIDARVTSTIGIFVKDSGLVCDMAEDLGFEAPLVAAARDRFRAAVEQDLLRRDDSQVIRTYLGG